The following are from one region of the Fundulus heteroclitus isolate FHET01 unplaced genomic scaffold, MU-UCD_Fhet_4.1 scaffold_404, whole genome shotgun sequence genome:
- the LOC118560205 gene encoding parkin coregulated gene protein homolog: MSRTKGKAKPDGFTVKAFMKNSVFEGPPSTGVFHPLSSKPTTFRTYYERRELPIAVDYNSRGKNIAWKVDIEKLDYQYYLPLLFHGLCETEYPYEFLARQGIHDMLTRGGPKILPVVPKLIIPIRNAMNTKNHQVMCTTLRIVQHLVASADGVGVALVPYLKRILPVFNLFKNKKRNLGDAIESRRQRESIGDLIEETLQTLEHYGGPDAFKQIKSMIPTYSPA; the protein is encoded by the coding sequence ATGTCAAGAAccaaaggcaaggcaaaacCGGACGGTTTCACCGTCAAGGCCTTCATGAAGAACTCCGTGTTTGAGGGTCCTCCGTCGACAGGGGTGTTTCACCCACTGTCGTCCAAACCCACCACCTTCCGGACTTACTACGAGCGCAGGGAGCTCCCGATCGCCGTGGACTACAACAGCAGAGGCAAGAACATCGCGTGGAAGGTGGACATCGAGAAACTGGACTACCAGTACTACCTGCCGCTGCTCTTCCACGGCCTCTGCGAGACCGAATACCCTTACGAGTTCCTCGCGCGGCAGGGGATCCACGACATGCTGACGCGCGGAGGCCCCAAGATCCTCCCCGTCGTGCCCAAGCTCATCATCCCCATCCGGAATGCCATGAACACCAAAAACCACCAGGTGATGTGCACCACCCTGCGGATCGTGCAGCACCTGGTGGCGTCCGCGGACGGCGTCGGTGTGGCGCTGGTGCCTTACTTAAAGCGGATCCTGCCCGTGTTCAACCTCTttaagaacaagaagagaaaccTGGGAGATGCCATCGAGAGCCGGCGGCAGAGAGAGAGCATCGGCGATCTGATCGAGGAGACCCTGCAGACCCTGGAGCACTACGGTGGCCCGGACGCCTTCAAACAAATCAAATCTATGATACCCACCTATAGTCCTGCGTGA